From the Nodularia sphaerocarpa UHCC 0038 genome, the window GTTAGAAATTTGAGATACAGAAAAATAAAATTCGTTATCTTCTTTACATATAATTGAAAAAGTAAATAGCTCAAAGTTTAAGCGGCTATGTTTTACATCAATTAAATTATGACGATGAAAGTTAGGACATATTGCCAATAACTTAATTTCTTGTTCGTAATCAACCTGATCTTTAAAAGGTTGTTCTTCTCTTAAATTCTCATAATAGCGTGTCAGTTGATTAATAATATAACGATCTTGTGTATTTTTTAACTCAATAATAGTTAGTTGATTATTTTTGCCAATTCCTATAATGTCACAAAGCTCTCCTTTTATATATAATTGCCGTGCTAAAGGCTTTAGTTCAAATATTTCTTCTAAATTATCCCAAACATAGGTTTCTAATTCAGACTCATCAATAAATTTCCAGCCTTGAACAGTTTTTTGTAATGCTACTTTGTTTTTCATCGTGGTGATAGCAGTAATAATATACTTAATTTATACTAAAAATCACCTAATTCTACTTGTTCAGTCCTGTAGGTTGGGTTGAGGTAAAGAAATCCGGGCTACGACCTAGAATCATGCCCATCTTCTATAATTGATCGGATAAACTGCACATATAATCTTAGGCATGAGACTGTGACAGAACCTGGAAGCTACAAAGATACGGTAAACTTACCCAAGACTAAATTCGATATGCGGGCTAACGCTATCAAGCGGGAACCTGAAATCCAAAAATTCTGGGCGGAAAATAACATTTACGATCGCCTGTCCAAAGAAAACCCCGGCGAATTATTTATACTCCATGATGGGCCTCCCTACGCCAACGGCTCATTGCATATTGGTCATGCCTTAAATAAAATTCTCAAAGATATTATTAACCGCTACCAACTGCTGCAAGGGCGTAAAGTTAGATACGTGGCTGGTTGGGATTGTCACGGATTACCCATTGAGTTGAAAGTTCTGCAAAATATGAAATCAGCAGAACGGCAAAGTTTAACGCCTTTAAAATTGCGGCAAAAAGCCAAAGAATTTGCTCTCGCTACCGTAGATAACCAACGGGAATGTTTTAAACGCTACGGTGTTTGGGGTGATTGGGATCATCCTTATCTGACTCTGAAGCCGGAATACGAAGCGGCGCAAATCGGTGTGTTCGGTCAGATGCTACTAAAAGGATACATCTATCGCGGTTTGAAGCCGGTTCACTGGAGTCCTAGTTCTAAGACGGCTTTGGCTGAGGCTGAGTTGGAATATCCAGAGGGTCACACTTCGAGAAGTATCTATGCGGCTTTTCCCATTACCGGGCTGTGTGAGGCTGCTAAACCTCTGTTGGGTGAATTTTTGCCGGATTTGGGTGTCGCGATCTGGACTACTACTCCTTGGACGATTCCGGGGAATTTGGCTGTGGCGGTGAATGGTGATTTGAATTATTCTGTGGTGGAGGTGTCACGCAGAGGCGCAGAGGCGCAGAGAGAGTTTTTGATTGTGGCGACTGATTTGGTGGAGCGTTTGTCTGCTATTTTGGATGCTGAGTTGGCGGTGAAGGCTACGTTCAAGGGGCAGGTTTTAGAACATTCTACTTATCGTCATCCTTTGTTTGACCGTGAAAGTCCGGTGGTGGTGGGTGGTGATTATATCACTACTGAGTCTGGTACTGGGTTGGTACATACTGCACCGGGTCACGGTCAAGAAGATTACATTGTTGGTCAGCGTTATGGTTTGGCTATCCTTGCGCCTGTGGATGACAATGGTAATTTTACTCAGGAGGCGGGTGAGTTTGCTGGGTTGAATGTTTTGGGTGATGGAAATCAGGCGGTAATTGATGCTTTGACTGCTGCTGGTTCTCTGTTGAAGGAGGAAGCTTATCCTCACAAGTATCCTTATGATTGGCGGACGAAAAAGCCGACGATTTTCCGGGCGACTGAACAATGGTTTGCTTCGGTGGCTGGATTTAGGGATGAGGCTTTAAAGGCGATCGCTACTGTAAAATGGATTCCAACCCAAGGTGAAAATCGCATCAGACCAATGGTTGCAGAACGTTCTGATTGGTGTATTTCTCGTCAGCGTTCTTGGGGTGTACCCATTCCGGTTTTCTACGATGAAGCCACCGGGGAACCATTGCTGAATGAGGAAAGTATCAACCACGTCCAAGCAATTATCGCTGAAAAAGGTTCCGATGCTTGGTGGGAAATGTCGGTAGAGGAGTTATTACCAGAGTCTTACCGCCATAATGGCAAGTCTTACCGCAAAGGTACAGATACAATGGATGTCTGGTTTGATTCTGGTTCCTCTTGGGCTGCTGTAGCGAAACAGCGTCCAGAGTTACGCTACCCGGCTGATATGTATTTGGAAGGTTCCGACCAACATCGGGGATGGTTTCAGTCAAGTTTGCTGACTAGTGTAGCGGTAAATGGCATTGCACCTTACAAAACTGTCTTAACTCACGGCTTTGTTTTAGATGAACAAGGGCGAAAAATGAGTAAATCTGTGGGGAATGTGGTTGACCCCCAAATTGTAATTAATGGCGGGAAAGACCAGAAAAAAGAACCGGCTTATGGTGCTGATGTGCTGCGGTTGTGGGCTTCGTCGGTAGATTATTCTTCTGATGTGCGTCTGGGTGGGACTATCATCAAGCAAATGAATGATGTCAGAGGCAAAATTCGCAATACAGCGCGGTTTCTGTTGGGTAGCTTGGATGATTTTGACCCGGTAAAGGATGCAGTACCCCTGGCAGATTTACCAGAACTTGACCGCTATATGCTACACCGCATCACAGAGGTGTTTGAGGAAGTTACAGCAGCTTTTGACAGTTTCCAATTCTTCCGCTTTTTCCAAACTGTGCTGAATTTCTGCGTCGTGGATTTATCCAACTTCTATTTAGATGTTGCCAAAGATAGATTGTACATCAGTTCCCCGGATGCTTTCCGCCGTCGCAGTTGTCAAACAGTTTTGCAAATTGCTTTGGAGAATTTAGCACGAGCGATCGCACCTGTATTGTGTCACACTGCTGAAGATATCTGGCAATTTATCCCTTACCAAACACCATGCAAATCAGTATTTGAAGCTGGTTGGGTGCAAGTAGATGAAAAATGGCGGAATCCTGAATTGGCAGAATTTTGGCAACAAATCCGCAAAATTCGCGATGATGTGAATAAGGTGTTAGAACAAGCCAGGGGAGAAAAAATGATTGGTTCTTCCCTAGAAGCAAAAATCTTGCTATATGTCAAAGATGAGCAATTGCGTTCTGCGGTAAAAGCCCGAAATCCTGAAATTGGTAATGGTATCGATGAACTGCGGTATCTGTTTATCACCTCCCAAGTGGAAGTATTAGACTCTGCGGAAGCATTAGCAGGTTTGAAATATAATTTGCAGTCTGATAGCTGGGGAATTGCGGTAGTGGATGCAGAGGGGAAAAAGTGCGATCGCTGTTGGAATTACTCCACCCATGTGGGAGAATCAGCAGAGCATCCCCTGCTGTGTGAAAGGTGCGTTCCAGCCTTAGCCGGAGAGTTTTAATCAAATACAGAACCTCACCCCCAGCCCCTCTCCTTGCTAAGGAGAGGGGAGAATATCAAGTCTGCTTGAATAATTCTTACTCCCCTCCTCGCTTGCGGGGAGGGGTTGGGGGTGGGGTCTTATGATTGTAGTAATCGTAACTAATTAACCAGACTTGATATTACAACTTCTGCAACAACTCCTGAGTTAACTGAGAAAATGCTTTA encodes:
- the ileS gene encoding isoleucine--tRNA ligase; protein product: MTEPGSYKDTVNLPKTKFDMRANAIKREPEIQKFWAENNIYDRLSKENPGELFILHDGPPYANGSLHIGHALNKILKDIINRYQLLQGRKVRYVAGWDCHGLPIELKVLQNMKSAERQSLTPLKLRQKAKEFALATVDNQRECFKRYGVWGDWDHPYLTLKPEYEAAQIGVFGQMLLKGYIYRGLKPVHWSPSSKTALAEAELEYPEGHTSRSIYAAFPITGLCEAAKPLLGEFLPDLGVAIWTTTPWTIPGNLAVAVNGDLNYSVVEVSRRGAEAQREFLIVATDLVERLSAILDAELAVKATFKGQVLEHSTYRHPLFDRESPVVVGGDYITTESGTGLVHTAPGHGQEDYIVGQRYGLAILAPVDDNGNFTQEAGEFAGLNVLGDGNQAVIDALTAAGSLLKEEAYPHKYPYDWRTKKPTIFRATEQWFASVAGFRDEALKAIATVKWIPTQGENRIRPMVAERSDWCISRQRSWGVPIPVFYDEATGEPLLNEESINHVQAIIAEKGSDAWWEMSVEELLPESYRHNGKSYRKGTDTMDVWFDSGSSWAAVAKQRPELRYPADMYLEGSDQHRGWFQSSLLTSVAVNGIAPYKTVLTHGFVLDEQGRKMSKSVGNVVDPQIVINGGKDQKKEPAYGADVLRLWASSVDYSSDVRLGGTIIKQMNDVRGKIRNTARFLLGSLDDFDPVKDAVPLADLPELDRYMLHRITEVFEEVTAAFDSFQFFRFFQTVLNFCVVDLSNFYLDVAKDRLYISSPDAFRRRSCQTVLQIALENLARAIAPVLCHTAEDIWQFIPYQTPCKSVFEAGWVQVDEKWRNPELAEFWQQIRKIRDDVNKVLEQARGEKMIGSSLEAKILLYVKDEQLRSAVKARNPEIGNGIDELRYLFITSQVEVLDSAEALAGLKYNLQSDSWGIAVVDAEGKKCDRCWNYSTHVGESAEHPLLCERCVPALAGEF